Proteins encoded within one genomic window of Lysinibacillus sphaericus:
- a CDS encoding LysR family transcriptional regulator, producing the protein METEWLRTFIVAAKTENFRETAERRFITQSTVSKHIQHLEKELQTTLFERQTKHVKLNRIGAHFLQQAEKVVEIVDEAVHSTQLMKSGFTSKLTIGVAPQIANSTLPAIIDRFQQQNPTIHLSIELLKSNEIGEAVYAGAIDIGISKLTSTRAVHTKMLAQEPLQLIVPIGKKWTDPMTLLQQETILTHEYASYWQEVQQVLQQLPSYKSMQVNQTEVIKNFVKQGLGIAFLPKSVIEAAYDEQSLHSYSVKEFSHIVSNTYFLSKYVTADIEAFFMVCDAVYQNRGSYY; encoded by the coding sequence ATGGAAACAGAATGGTTACGCACGTTTATCGTTGCGGCGAAAACGGAAAATTTCCGTGAGACGGCGGAAAGGCGCTTTATCACGCAATCGACGGTATCCAAACATATTCAGCATTTAGAAAAGGAATTGCAGACAACGCTTTTTGAACGTCAAACAAAGCATGTCAAACTCAATCGAATTGGTGCACACTTTTTACAACAAGCTGAAAAAGTGGTAGAAATCGTTGATGAAGCAGTACATAGTACACAATTGATGAAAAGTGGTTTTACTTCGAAATTAACAATAGGTGTAGCACCTCAAATAGCGAATTCCACATTACCAGCTATTATCGATCGTTTTCAGCAACAAAACCCTACCATTCATCTTTCTATTGAACTGTTAAAATCTAATGAAATTGGGGAAGCGGTTTATGCGGGAGCTATAGATATAGGGATTTCGAAATTAACCTCCACCCGTGCGGTGCACACGAAAATGCTTGCCCAAGAGCCACTCCAACTTATCGTACCGATAGGGAAAAAATGGACTGATCCAATGACGCTTTTACAACAAGAAACGATTTTAACACATGAATACGCGTCTTATTGGCAAGAAGTACAACAAGTACTTCAGCAATTGCCAAGCTATAAAAGCATGCAGGTTAACCAAACAGAAGTTATAAAAAACTTTGTCAAACAAGGGCTAGGAATTGCCTTTTTACCGAAAAGTGTTATTGAAGCTGCTTATGATGAGCAATCGCTCCATAGTTATTCGGTAAAGGAATTCTCGCATATTGTGTCCAACACTTATTTTTTATCAAAGTACGTAACGGCTGATATTGAAGCTTTTTTTATGGTTTGTGATGCTGTCTATCAAAACAGAGGGAGCTATTACTAG
- a CDS encoding urease accessory protein UreH domain-containing protein, translated as MYNMMSEISRVVSGPITLFLNSYEHSPLVIALLLGLVGALAPCQLTGNLSAITFYGHRTIQMKNNWSEVMAFMIGKVAVFSLIGLLAWLFGQSFETSITTYFPIFRKTIGPIMLLTGLVLIGILKLKWLHQISSHIPLVLKEGKAGSFLMGACFAIAFCPTMFVLFFVWLMPTVVTTSYGLVLPAVFGLATSMPLILMLVLIQIFDTKRAIMKTSMKMGRVIQIVAGIILIMIGVMDTITYWGITI; from the coding sequence ATGTATAATATGATGTCAGAAATAAGTCGAGTCGTTAGTGGACCCATCACGTTATTTTTAAATTCCTACGAACATTCTCCACTTGTTATCGCGTTACTTCTTGGCCTAGTTGGCGCACTCGCACCTTGTCAATTAACCGGCAACTTGAGCGCCATAACATTCTATGGTCATCGTACCATTCAAATGAAAAATAATTGGAGCGAAGTAATGGCTTTTATGATCGGTAAGGTTGCTGTCTTTAGTTTAATTGGCTTATTAGCTTGGCTATTTGGACAATCATTTGAAACATCAATAACTACTTATTTTCCAATATTTCGTAAGACAATAGGACCCATTATGTTGTTAACAGGTCTTGTCCTAATCGGCATTTTAAAATTAAAATGGCTGCATCAAATATCATCCCATATCCCGCTTGTATTGAAAGAAGGGAAGGCAGGTTCATTTCTAATGGGGGCATGCTTTGCCATTGCCTTTTGTCCGACGATGTTTGTGCTATTTTTCGTTTGGCTGATGCCTACAGTTGTTACTACTTCCTATGGATTGGTTTTGCCAGCGGTTTTTGGTCTTGCGACTTCCATGCCACTTATTTTAATGTTGGTACTGATTCAAATATTTGATACAAAACGCGCCATTATGAAAACAAGTATGAAAATGGGAAGAGTAATACAAATCGTAGCAGGTATCATTTTAATCATGATTGGCGTAATGGACACTATTACCTATTGGGGTATAACGATATGA
- a CDS encoding LolA family protein, which yields MNWKQTIRVGGLITLMTLSLVGCNSETSYSPQEIIDQSLQETQELASYYGEYTLDIDESGVANVKEWMKDGKRRIEMSVDGDHVIAVNDGKQIISYSKKENKATIISFENGELGDFMGQSAKDSAQVLLNLVKDSHDITIAGEESIAGRDTYHITAKAQKKNTLLGDVEVWIDKKTWLTLKTITTNAGNVTTQEYSKLDVNKKMEDKLFTFDIPKDATVEKIDPQNQTSTATIEEVKEQLGNFLMVPEVNGLSISSIVDMKVKERPEFSFEFEKDDQPAFSVSVLKEASNEEFGNLGNEEEIQVRGKKGTCMDLGELFVISWSEDGYQYNIISENPEFTKEEILAYAEEMTNVQ from the coding sequence ATGAACTGGAAACAAACAATACGAGTTGGGGGACTTATAACGCTGATGACATTGAGTTTAGTTGGTTGTAATTCAGAGACATCTTATTCCCCGCAAGAGATTATAGACCAATCATTACAAGAAACACAAGAGCTAGCAAGTTATTATGGAGAATATACTTTGGATATAGATGAATCCGGAGTCGCTAACGTAAAAGAATGGATGAAGGATGGCAAACGTCGGATTGAGATGTCTGTTGATGGCGATCATGTTATTGCTGTTAATGACGGTAAACAAATTATTTCCTATAGTAAAAAAGAAAACAAGGCAACGATTATTTCATTTGAAAATGGAGAATTAGGAGATTTTATGGGGCAATCGGCAAAAGACAGCGCCCAAGTATTATTAAACTTAGTAAAGGATTCTCACGATATAACCATTGCTGGAGAAGAATCAATTGCTGGTCGAGATACGTATCATATTACAGCGAAAGCACAAAAAAAGAATACATTATTAGGTGATGTTGAAGTATGGATTGATAAAAAAACGTGGTTGACGTTAAAAACAATTACGACGAACGCAGGCAATGTGACGACGCAAGAATATTCTAAGCTCGATGTTAATAAAAAAATGGAGGATAAGTTGTTTACTTTTGATATTCCAAAAGATGCAACGGTAGAAAAAATAGATCCCCAAAATCAAACATCAACGGCAACAATCGAAGAGGTGAAGGAACAACTGGGTAACTTTTTAATGGTACCTGAGGTAAATGGCTTGTCCATATCCTCAATCGTCGATATGAAAGTGAAAGAGCGCCCAGAATTTTCTTTTGAATTTGAAAAAGATGACCAACCTGCATTTTCAGTTTCAGTTCTTAAAGAAGCTAGTAATGAGGAATTTGGTAATCTTGGGAATGAAGAAGAAATACAAGTACGAGGCAAAAAAGGCACATGCATGGATTTAGGAGAACTTTTTGTTATTTCTTGGTCTGAAGATGGCTACCAATATAACATTATAAGTGAAAATCCTGAATTTACTAAAGAAGAAATTTTAGCATATGCCGAGGAAATGACCAATGTTCAGTGA
- a CDS encoding YnfA family protein, whose translation MIYAIALFLLAGIGEIGGGYLIWLWLREGKPFYWGIFGGIALALYGVVATFQSFPTFGRVYAAYGGVFIVLSILWGWGIDKQKPDMLDLVGAGICIIGVMVMLMPRS comes from the coding sequence ATGATTTATGCAATCGCATTATTTCTATTAGCAGGTATTGGTGAAATCGGAGGTGGCTATTTAATTTGGCTTTGGTTAAGGGAAGGCAAACCATTTTATTGGGGCATTTTTGGAGGGATTGCATTAGCTTTATATGGCGTGGTGGCGACTTTTCAATCATTTCCGACTTTTGGTCGAGTCTATGCAGCGTATGGAGGAGTTTTTATTGTGCTGTCCATCTTGTGGGGCTGGGGCATAGATAAGCAAAAGCCTGACATGTTAGATTTAGTAGGTGCTGGTATTTGTATTATCGGAGTCATGGTTATGTTAATGCCGCGTTCATAA
- a CDS encoding DUF47 domain-containing protein, whose protein sequence is MFNSSKQDPFFQALLKISQNVKEGIYFAHNARIHDIDALKEIADTMKQYETSGDKLIHELIVMLNKSFMTPIEREDILALANKLDDVIDGMEGCIAHFNMYNLTEVTEPMRQFLTYIAKSTDEMVQAMELLNSKKLVEMRKHAIQIKDYERECDEIFRSSMKQLFIQEKDPMRIIVFKDIYEQFEDIADCCQTVANTIETIIMRNA, encoded by the coding sequence ATGTTCAACTCAAGTAAGCAAGATCCATTTTTTCAGGCTTTATTAAAAATTTCTCAAAATGTGAAAGAAGGTATTTACTTCGCTCATAACGCGCGTATTCATGATATCGATGCATTAAAAGAGATCGCCGATACAATGAAACAATATGAAACAAGCGGTGATAAGCTGATTCATGAGCTAATTGTTATGCTAAATAAATCATTTATGACACCTATTGAACGAGAAGATATATTAGCGCTAGCAAATAAATTAGATGATGTAATTGACGGGATGGAAGGCTGTATTGCCCATTTTAATATGTACAACTTAACAGAAGTAACAGAGCCGATGCGTCAATTCCTAACGTACATTGCTAAAAGTACAGATGAAATGGTACAAGCAATGGAGCTACTAAATAGTAAAAAGCTTGTAGAAATGCGTAAACATGCCATTCAAATTAAAGACTATGAGCGTGAATGTGATGAGATATTCCGTTCTTCTATGAAGCAATTATTTATTCAAGAAAAAGATCCAATGCGCATTATCGTATTCAAAGATATTTACGAACAATTTGAAGATATTGCAGATTGTTGTCAAACAGTAGCGAATACAATCGAAACAATAATTATGCGAAATGCGTAA
- a CDS encoding sensor histidine kinase: MKIKSWLLMMFFIVMIVPIGGAYGLYIWIDAYYHDKSFAEYIEKWTTLNDVKSVLNDPTLYAKDADIQQVKVLTSDQLAITLYAKSGFVYYSSNPLTSGFVSRENVLKNLYVLQQKYNAFTYKEPVFQQGDLVGIYEIQLIRKDWVQGVERRSWLVIASAITLFLAVYTAVILLLNRKLHRPLQALMQQMDAFGKGQHVDAVMATRKDEIGELTNTFLSMQREIEVARVHLKNEQKQKELMIASISHDLKTPLTAIQAYAESLQNASLTAHMQEEYRAVILTKAMDMKQMLEDLLMYTLLQSTTYDVTLVPVEGQEFFDMAISDYEPLCQSKGLSLQTFCDVEGTFAVHPSQMQRVIDNLMSNATHFGTLGTTIYLAAISNQKLDWGFDFVNEALTKKSGIYLVVQNSGAGVGEQEIEQLFEPLYQSDHARTKTGQRGTGLGLSIAKQIIEKHGGTINMVSKRGVGTAVLCWLPPYKGENDK, encoded by the coding sequence ATGAAAATAAAATCTTGGCTACTGATGATGTTTTTTATTGTGATGATTGTGCCAATTGGCGGGGCGTATGGCTTATATATATGGATCGATGCCTATTACCATGATAAAAGCTTTGCAGAATATATTGAGAAATGGACGACACTAAACGATGTCAAGTCGGTCCTGAACGATCCAACATTATATGCCAAAGATGCAGATATACAACAAGTAAAAGTACTTACGAGTGATCAACTAGCTATTACGCTATACGCAAAATCTGGCTTTGTTTATTATTCATCTAATCCGTTAACCTCCGGATTTGTTTCAAGAGAAAATGTGTTAAAAAACTTATATGTATTACAGCAAAAATACAATGCGTTTACATATAAGGAACCCGTTTTTCAACAAGGCGATTTAGTTGGCATTTATGAAATTCAACTTATCAGAAAGGACTGGGTTCAAGGTGTAGAGAGGCGTTCATGGCTCGTGATAGCGAGCGCGATTACGTTATTTCTAGCCGTTTATACAGCAGTCATTTTGTTGCTTAACCGTAAATTACATCGACCGTTACAAGCATTAATGCAACAAATGGATGCATTTGGGAAGGGACAACATGTTGACGCTGTGATGGCTACAAGAAAAGATGAAATCGGGGAGCTTACAAATACTTTTTTAAGTATGCAAAGGGAAATTGAGGTCGCACGTGTCCATTTAAAAAATGAGCAAAAGCAGAAGGAACTGATGATTGCAAGTATTTCACATGATTTAAAGACACCCTTAACAGCAATTCAAGCATATGCAGAGAGTCTACAAAATGCTTCCCTCACTGCGCATATGCAGGAAGAATATCGGGCAGTGATTTTAACAAAGGCAATGGATATGAAGCAAATGCTAGAAGATTTACTTATGTACACGTTGCTTCAATCGACAACCTATGATGTAACACTGGTCCCAGTAGAAGGACAGGAATTTTTTGATATGGCAATCTCGGATTATGAACCACTTTGTCAAAGTAAAGGGCTATCATTGCAAACGTTTTGTGATGTAGAGGGTACCTTTGCTGTTCATCCCTCACAAATGCAACGTGTAATTGACAATCTGATGAGTAATGCAACTCATTTTGGCACTTTAGGCACGACTATTTATTTAGCAGCTATCAGCAATCAAAAACTCGATTGGGGTTTTGATTTTGTGAACGAGGCGCTCACAAAAAAAAGCGGCATATATTTAGTTGTGCAAAATAGTGGAGCAGGTGTAGGTGAACAAGAAATCGAGCAATTATTTGAACCATTGTACCAATCAGATCATGCCCGAACAAAGACCGGACAACGAGGCACAGGGCTAGGCCTTAGCATAGCGAAACAAATTATTGAAAAACATGGTGGAACAATAAATATGGTATCCAAGCGTGGAGTTGGCACAGCAGTACTGTGTTGGTTACCGCCTTACAAAGGAGAAAATGACAAATGA
- a CDS encoding sulfite exporter TauE/SafE family protein → MDIHLLSLSTLLVFGFIASFLNAIVGGGGLISLPALMAVGLPPSTAIATNKLANTISNGTSMLTFLRAGKVDFKKIGKILPFIFLGSLIGAYTVHLVSPSILKPLMLVMLVLVATYTVLKKDWGQQPKQRMLSIGKKIAFLCAFTVVGFYDGFFGPGTGSFFIFILLMMGNDFLQAAGNAKAFNFTSNLAALVMFLVLGQVNFLYGLPMGFVMIFGAILGSKFALTRGTNMMRLIFIVMTCILIIKNAWDYVAHFN, encoded by the coding sequence ATGGATATTCATTTACTTTCACTTAGTACATTATTAGTATTTGGCTTTATCGCATCCTTTTTAAATGCCATTGTTGGTGGCGGAGGCTTGATTTCTTTACCAGCATTAATGGCGGTAGGATTACCACCAAGTACAGCCATTGCAACGAATAAACTAGCGAATACCATCAGTAATGGCACTAGCATGCTGACTTTTTTGCGGGCAGGTAAAGTCGATTTTAAAAAGATTGGAAAAATCTTACCTTTTATTTTTTTAGGCTCTTTAATTGGTGCATACACTGTGCACCTTGTATCACCTTCGATTTTAAAGCCACTTATGCTTGTTATGCTCGTACTAGTCGCAACTTATACAGTTTTAAAAAAAGATTGGGGACAACAGCCAAAGCAACGTATGTTAAGTATAGGAAAGAAAATAGCCTTTCTTTGTGCGTTTACGGTGGTAGGCTTTTACGATGGTTTTTTTGGCCCAGGGACAGGTTCTTTTTTTATTTTCATCCTTTTAATGATGGGAAATGATTTTTTGCAAGCTGCTGGGAATGCAAAAGCATTTAACTTCACATCGAATTTGGCTGCACTTGTAATGTTTTTAGTATTAGGACAGGTCAATTTTTTATATGGCCTGCCAATGGGCTTCGTTATGATATTCGGTGCTATTTTAGGGTCTAAATTTGCGTTAACACGGGGGACGAACATGATGCGTCTTATTTTTATTGTCATGACGTGTATCTTAATTATCAAAAATGCATGGGATTATGTTGCGCATTTTAACTAG
- a CDS encoding response regulator transcription factor yields the protein MNEKLLLIEDDHAIGRIVKDTLEQEGYFVTWATTGLEGLADFQAQPFDLVLVDWMLPEMDGLTVCQNIRWESDVPILMMSARKDEADKVEGLQGADDYLAKPFSLAELKARVASHLRRWQRYKKIEVTEHVARFTFGLAIDWHKELATQENKELALTQKEFALLKLLAKNPGQLFSKEELYQHIWQQASVDETHTVTVHIKALREKLQDPVKTPHYIQTVWGKGYRFIGEPL from the coding sequence ATGAATGAAAAGCTATTACTAATAGAGGATGATCACGCAATAGGTCGTATCGTCAAAGATACACTAGAGCAAGAGGGATACTTCGTCACATGGGCAACTACAGGTTTAGAAGGGCTAGCAGACTTTCAAGCGCAACCATTTGATTTAGTATTAGTCGATTGGATGCTACCTGAAATGGATGGCCTTACTGTTTGTCAAAATATTCGTTGGGAAAGTGATGTGCCCATTTTAATGATGAGCGCCCGTAAAGACGAGGCTGATAAAGTGGAAGGCTTACAAGGTGCTGATGATTATTTAGCAAAGCCTTTTAGCTTAGCAGAATTAAAGGCACGTGTTGCCTCCCATTTACGTCGATGGCAACGCTATAAGAAAATAGAAGTGACAGAACATGTCGCTAGATTTACATTTGGCTTAGCAATTGACTGGCATAAAGAACTAGCAACACAGGAAAACAAAGAACTAGCCTTAACTCAAAAAGAGTTTGCCCTGTTAAAGCTATTGGCTAAAAATCCAGGCCAACTATTTTCAAAGGAAGAGTTATATCAGCATATTTGGCAACAAGCGAGTGTAGACGAGACACATACAGTCACTGTGCATATTAAAGCATTACGAGAAAAATTACAGGATCCGGTTAAAACACCACATTATATTCAAACAGTTTGGGGCAAGGGCTATCGCTTCATAGGAGAACCGTTATGA
- a CDS encoding inorganic phosphate transporter, which produces MDTILLITILVVIFALVFDFINGFHDTANAIATSVSTRALKPRTAVYMAAVMNFIGAITFVGVAKALTKDIVDPFTLNTYDGDITGSVVILAALLSAITWNLLTWYFGIPSSSSHTLIGSVAGAAIAAAGFDILNYTGFIKILQALIFSPLLAFVAGFFMMSLFKVIFKDMNLYRTNKGFRTMQIGTAALQSFTHGTNDAQKAMGIITLALIAGGLHQGDDIPFWVRFAAACAMGLGTSVGGYKIIKTVGGKIMKIRPVNGVAADLASASIIFGATLIHLPVSTTHVISSSIMGVGTAHRVKGVKWGMARKIVTTWVITMPISAVMAATIYFILSLFF; this is translated from the coding sequence ATGGATACAATATTACTGATAACAATATTAGTCGTTATATTCGCACTTGTGTTCGACTTTATTAACGGCTTCCATGATACAGCCAATGCTATTGCAACATCTGTATCAACGCGTGCCCTAAAGCCACGTACTGCTGTGTACATGGCTGCGGTAATGAACTTTATCGGAGCTATTACATTTGTTGGAGTTGCGAAAGCATTAACGAAAGATATTGTTGACCCGTTTACACTAAATACGTATGACGGTGATATTACAGGGTCAGTGGTTATTTTGGCAGCTTTACTGTCAGCTATTACATGGAATTTATTAACATGGTATTTTGGGATACCATCTAGTTCGTCCCATACTTTAATTGGTTCAGTTGCAGGGGCGGCAATTGCTGCGGCAGGATTTGATATTCTAAATTACACAGGCTTTATTAAAATCCTTCAGGCGCTTATTTTCTCTCCATTACTTGCGTTTGTAGCTGGTTTTTTCATGATGTCACTGTTTAAAGTAATCTTTAAAGATATGAATTTATATCGAACAAATAAAGGCTTCCGAACGATGCAAATCGGTACAGCGGCATTGCAATCATTTACACACGGTACGAACGATGCGCAAAAGGCGATGGGGATTATCACCCTTGCATTAATTGCAGGTGGTTTACACCAAGGTGACGATATTCCGTTTTGGGTTCGTTTTGCAGCTGCCTGTGCGATGGGTCTCGGAACATCGGTTGGTGGTTATAAAATAATTAAAACAGTCGGTGGTAAAATTATGAAAATACGCCCAGTGAATGGTGTAGCAGCGGACTTAGCATCTGCTTCGATCATCTTTGGTGCGACGTTAATTCATTTACCTGTATCGACAACGCACGTAATCTCTTCTTCTATTATGGGCGTAGGTACTGCACATCGCGTCAAAGGTGTGAAATGGGGTATGGCACGTAAAATTGTTACGACTTGGGTAATTACAATGCCAATCTCTGCCGTGATGGCTGCTACAATTTACTTTATTTTAAGCTTATTTTTCTAA
- the nhaC gene encoding Na+/H+ antiporter NhaC: MFRIEAKSNPRFIEACFITLLIIATMAISIGYLKATPHIPIILVISLLIAYGLLKKVPFRELESGMVAGASAGLGAVFIFFFIGILISSWIMGGTIPTLIYYGFLTVSPSFFFAIVFLICSIVGISVGSSLTTVATVGVAFMGIAGAMDISLAITAGAIVSGAFFGDKMSPLSDTTNLASGTVGVDLFEHIKNMGWTTIPAFVISFALYALLSPSGANTSFETVEQFKIGLLSTGLIHWYTLLPIVVLVIMTLYKAPALITLAVVSIVGVGLAYIQEPLALSHVFDMLFNGYVSNTGIKDVDALLTRGGLNSMLFTIALVLLALTMGGLLFTLGIIQSILAKIESLFTSAGSVITGAALTGIGVNTLIGEQYLSILLTGEAFKAQFAKVGLAPKNLSRVMEDAGTVVNPLVPWSVCGIFIASVLDIPTTTYLPFTFFCLLGPVLTILFGWSGKTLTKL; this comes from the coding sequence ATGTTTCGCATTGAAGCAAAAAGTAACCCTCGATTTATTGAGGCTTGCTTCATTACACTTTTAATTATTGCCACAATGGCCATTAGTATTGGCTATTTAAAAGCAACGCCACATATCCCCATTATTTTAGTAATCTCACTTTTAATTGCCTATGGACTATTGAAAAAAGTACCTTTCCGTGAGCTTGAATCTGGGATGGTTGCTGGTGCCAGTGCTGGTTTAGGTGCTGTCTTTATTTTCTTCTTTATCGGTATTTTAATTTCGAGTTGGATTATGGGCGGCACCATTCCAACGCTGATATATTACGGTTTTTTAACTGTTTCACCTAGCTTTTTCTTTGCCATTGTTTTTCTTATTTGTAGCATTGTCGGGATTTCCGTTGGTAGCTCTTTAACAACAGTTGCGACAGTTGGCGTGGCCTTTATGGGAATCGCTGGCGCAATGGATATTTCGTTAGCCATCACGGCTGGTGCTATTGTTTCCGGCGCCTTTTTTGGCGATAAAATGTCACCGCTATCTGATACAACTAATTTAGCATCGGGTACAGTAGGTGTTGATTTATTTGAGCATATTAAAAATATGGGTTGGACGACTATTCCTGCCTTTGTGATTTCGTTTGCTTTGTATGCCTTGCTATCACCGTCTGGTGCCAATACTTCTTTTGAAACGGTTGAACAATTTAAAATAGGATTACTTTCTACAGGCCTTATTCATTGGTACACATTACTACCAATCGTTGTTCTGGTTATCATGACCTTATATAAAGCACCTGCTCTTATTACACTTGCAGTGGTTTCAATCGTTGGCGTTGGACTTGCTTACATACAAGAACCACTGGCCCTGTCCCACGTATTTGACATGTTGTTTAATGGCTATGTATCCAATACAGGAATTAAAGACGTAGATGCACTGCTTACTCGTGGCGGATTGAATAGTATGCTCTTTACAATCGCTTTAGTATTACTTGCACTTACAATGGGCGGATTATTATTTACACTTGGTATTATTCAAAGTATTTTAGCAAAAATTGAAAGCTTATTTACAAGTGCTGGCTCCGTTATTACGGGTGCTGCGCTAACAGGAATTGGCGTCAACACATTAATCGGTGAACAATATTTGTCCATTTTGCTTACTGGAGAGGCATTTAAAGCGCAGTTTGCAAAGGTTGGACTTGCGCCGAAAAATTTATCGCGTGTCATGGAAGATGCAGGTACTGTTGTGAACCCGCTTGTACCATGGAGCGTGTGCGGAATTTTTATCGCTAGTGTACTAGATATTCCAACAACTACTTATCTACCATTCACCTTCTTCTGTTTGCTTGGTCCAGTTTTAACAATACTATTTGGCTGGAGCGGCAAAACGCTCACAAAGCTTTAA
- a CDS encoding class I SAM-dependent methyltransferase, giving the protein MTTKWNATLYDQKHDFVSKFGESLVNLLAPQKQEHILDVGCGTGDLANEITQCGAVVHGIDASHDMILSAQQKYPTLTFNTQDAATMDYTHQFDAVFSNAALHWMKQQDKVIDNIYRALKQQGRFVAEMGGHGNIASIVGALRTSMEALGLPYEEQYFPWYFPAADEYQTMLEKVGFTVQMITLYERPTPLQGDDGLRNWLVMFSNNILQHVSQHEKERVYAKCEELLRPTNYRDKQWIADYWRLRFVATKG; this is encoded by the coding sequence ATGACAACAAAATGGAATGCAACTCTTTACGATCAAAAACATGACTTTGTTTCAAAATTCGGAGAAAGTTTAGTCAACTTACTTGCACCACAAAAACAAGAACATATTTTAGATGTTGGCTGTGGCACAGGAGATTTAGCCAACGAAATAACGCAATGTGGTGCAGTTGTACATGGCATTGATGCTTCACATGATATGATTTTAAGCGCTCAACAAAAATATCCTACGCTTACCTTTAACACACAAGATGCAGCTACTATGGACTACACCCATCAATTTGATGCAGTCTTTTCCAATGCAGCGCTTCATTGGATGAAACAACAAGATAAAGTGATTGACAATATCTATCGTGCACTAAAACAACAAGGACGTTTTGTTGCAGAAATGGGCGGCCACGGGAATATCGCTTCTATTGTCGGAGCACTTAGAACAAGTATGGAGGCGCTTGGGCTGCCATATGAAGAGCAGTATTTCCCATGGTATTTTCCAGCAGCTGACGAATATCAAACGATGCTCGAAAAAGTGGGCTTTACTGTACAAATGATTACTTTATATGAACGTCCGACGCCGCTTCAAGGTGACGATGGCTTACGGAATTGGCTTGTTATGTTTAGCAACAACATTCTCCAGCATGTAAGTCAGCATGAAAAAGAACGCGTTTATGCAAAATGTGAAGAACTGTTGCGACCAACTAATTATCGAGATAAACAATGGATTGCTGATTATTGGCGCTTACGTTTTGTTGCAACAAAGGGCTAA
- a CDS encoding patatin-like phospholipase family protein: MLQVNVEDSSLILEGGTFRTLFTSGVLDAFLEHDIMMPYVVAISAGAINACSYVSQQKERSLRVLMDYRHDKRYMGLKNFLKEKSLFGLDFAYNVIPNELDIFDWDTYKQYDGKLLFGVTNAATGQVEYMDAKEMDRQCTMLRATCAIPILFPEIKLNNTPYYDGGLAEPIPIMHGVETGFKKHVLVLTRPKGYRKQLDRQSKWAMKLLAKRYPNLVKSMQKRADHYNASLDYCEQLEAQGKAFIFRPTQALNSFEKDTVQMRKNYDMGYQQAMQQIDALKQFLT, from the coding sequence ATGCTACAGGTAAATGTGGAGGATTCAAGTTTAATATTAGAGGGTGGGACGTTTCGTACATTGTTTACATCTGGTGTCTTGGATGCTTTTTTAGAGCATGACATTATGATGCCTTATGTTGTCGCTATTTCAGCAGGTGCAATCAATGCATGCTCGTATGTATCACAGCAAAAGGAACGGTCTTTACGTGTATTAATGGATTATCGCCATGATAAGCGCTACATGGGCTTGAAAAATTTCCTTAAAGAAAAAAGCTTATTTGGCTTGGATTTTGCGTATAATGTGATTCCGAATGAGCTAGATATTTTTGATTGGGATACGTATAAGCAGTATGATGGGAAATTGCTTTTTGGCGTAACAAATGCAGCAACAGGACAAGTTGAATATATGGATGCAAAGGAAATGGATCGCCAGTGTACGATGTTGCGTGCAACTTGTGCTATACCAATCTTATTTCCAGAAATCAAACTAAATAATACGCCATATTACGATGGTGGCTTAGCAGAGCCAATTCCGATCATGCATGGTGTTGAAACGGGTTTTAAAAAGCATGTACTAGTATTAACCCGACCTAAAGGCTACCGTAAACAGCTAGATCGGCAAAGTAAATGGGCTATGAAACTACTAGCTAAACGTTATCCGAATTTAGTAAAAAGCATGCAGAAACGTGCAGACCATTATAACGCTTCACTTGATTATTGTGAACAATTAGAGGCACAAGGAAAGGCATTTATATTCCGCCCAACACAAGCACTTAATAGCTTTGAGAAAGATACAGTGCAAATGCGTAAAAATTACGACATGGGCTATCAGCAAGCGATGCAACAAATAGATGCATTAAAGCAATTTTTAACTTGA